The segment GGGGAAATTGAAAAACAAGTATTGGTTCACGAGGTAGTCCTCAAATGGACGGAAGGAAAAGCACCGAAGAAGACCATCATCGTCCCCAACAGAATCATCAACATCGTTGTTTGATTCTATGAAGGAGATCATTCTCCTATCATTCCCTTCGGATCAATGAAAACATGAGATAGCACCAAGACAAAGCTTGGTGCTATTTTTTCTTTGGCAAAAGTGCGTTTAAGTTTGATACTCATCAAACCACCATGCGCTCCTGAATTATGTTATTCAAAAGAGAATAGTATCGTCTATTATTCCTGCGGTGTTTTCGCCACACAATACCCAATATACGGGAAGTTTCTCTACATAAAACTGTTCGTTGTCCTCCTTCTCATTGCCAAAAAAGCTTTGGCATGGTTTATTCTTTCTTCCCCATCAGAATCAAACGCTAAAAAAATGGCCTCTAGAATTAAGAATGAGAAACAATACGAAGCATTGAGAGATCAAGGCATGTCAAAAGAGAAAGCAGCCAGAATTGCCAATACCCCTGACAGTGGTAAAAAAGGTGGTCAAGCCGCTCCGTACGAAAAAAGAAGCAAACAAGAGCTCTATGACCAAGCAAAAAAAATTGGCATAGAAGGGAGATCAAGCATGAACAAAGCTGAATTAATCTACGCATTAAGAAACCATTGAACCATGAACATACTACTCGCAACGGATTTTACCGAGGCAGCCAAGCATGCCATCAATTGCATCCATCAGATCACACAAACTTGGACAAGCAGAAAAGAAATACATTTCACACTTGTGCATGGATTCAAACCACACGTACCATATTCTAATACGCCAAGCATTCCGGTCTATTACGATCCCAGCTTAAAAAGTAGTCTACAGCAAAAATTAGAACACGAAAAAGGTAGTTTACAATTCACCATGCAAGTAGACACTCTTTTTGAAGAGGGTCCGCTACCGCTCGTCATCGAAAGTGCTGTAAAAAACAAAAAAGCAGACCTGATTGTCATGGGAACAAGACAGAAATCTGCCTTTGAACGGGTGACTGTCGGATCCAATACAGCTGAAGTCATGCAAAAGGTAAATACCCCCATTTTAGCCATCCCTTTGGAGGCTAAATGTAAGCAGATGAAGTCAGTAGTATTGACGAGTGACTTAGAGTCTATAAATATTGACCACATTCATTTCATCAAAAAATGGCTGCAGGATAATCACGCACAACTAAAAATCCTCCATGTGTCTGACAAAGACAAAAATCATGAAACACTCATCAAAAAAACAGCTATGCATCATCATTTTTCAGAAACAATGCACGAGCATCATTTTGTCTACAACAATGATCCAATAGCTGGGATTCAGGAATACATTGGAAAGGAAAAACCAGACTTATTAATTGCCTTACCTCGTGACAAAAACTTCTTCCAAAAGCTATTTCATATCAGTGTAACCGAAGACATGGTCTATCATACCCAAATACCAATTCTCATCCTACCCTAAAAACAGATAAACTTCCAATACTAGGCACAGACTACTTTATGTCTCTGATCCCTAGACAACCCTCTCTCCACATAAAAGAATCGAAATTTTAGAAAAAAAAAGGGTCAACAAATGTTGACCCTTTTTTAGTAGTAGCGGGAGCTAGACTCGAACTAGCGACCTTCGGGTTATGAGCCCGACGAGCTACCAACTGCTCCATCCCGCGATGTATCAACCACTTCGTCTGTGATTGTGATGCAAAAGTAGGCAGCCATTTAGTAAAAAGCAAGTACCTTTGTTAATATATTAGTAATATGGATCAAACAAATTTCAAATCAGGCTTTGTAAGCATAATAGGCAAGCCAAACGCCGGAAAATCAACATTGATGAATGCATTGGTAGGCGACAATTTGTCTATCATCACTTCCAAAGCACAGACCACCAGACATAGGATTATGGGAGTGTTGACAGGAGATGATTTCCAAATTATCTATTCTGACACACCTGGTCTACTCAAGCCTCTTTACTCCTTGCAAAAATCCATGATGAGTTTTGTATCCTCCTCCTTGGAAGATGCAGACATGGTCATCTATGTCGTGGATCTCATGGAAAAACAGGACGAGGAAGAAGAGATTCTTGAAAAAATCATAGCCAATAAAACGCCCGTTTTGTTTGTTATCAACAAAACTGACCTAGACAAAGGGTCGAGACTAAAAGACAAAATTGATTACTGGG is part of the Reichenbachiella agarivorans genome and harbors:
- a CDS encoding DUF7218 family protein gives rise to the protein MILIKPPCAPELCYSKENSIVYYSCGVFATQYPIYGKFLYIKLFVVLLLIAKKALAWFILSSPSESNAKKMASRIKNEKQYEALRDQGMSKEKAARIANTPDSGKKGGQAAPYEKRSKQELYDQAKKIGIEGRSSMNKAELIYALRNH
- a CDS encoding universal stress protein, encoding MNILLATDFTEAAKHAINCIHQITQTWTSRKEIHFTLVHGFKPHVPYSNTPSIPVYYDPSLKSSLQQKLEHEKGSLQFTMQVDTLFEEGPLPLVIESAVKNKKADLIVMGTRQKSAFERVTVGSNTAEVMQKVNTPILAIPLEAKCKQMKSVVLTSDLESINIDHIHFIKKWLQDNHAQLKILHVSDKDKNHETLIKKTAMHHHFSETMHEHHFVYNNDPIAGIQEYIGKEKPDLLIALPRDKNFFQKLFHISVTEDMVYHTQIPILILP